A stretch of DNA from Thermococcus sp.:
GAAGATATACTCCACGTATCCGATGGTTAAGTACCTCCGTAAGGAGGCCCTTCCCACCGCACTCTGTCCCGGCTGCGGTGGTGGAACGGTTCTCAACGCCTTTGCCAACGCCGTTGATCAGCTCAGAATAGACCCGAAGGACCTGGTTGTCGTCAGCGGGATAGGCTGTTCCGCCTGGATAGCATCGCCGTACTTTTTAGCAGACACACTCCACACGACCCACGGGAGGGCGATAGCCTTCGCCACCGGCGTCAAGGTTGGACTGCCTGATAAGAAGGTCGTCGTCATAAGCGGCGATGGCGATTTGGCCAGCATAGGCGGAAACCACCTGCTCCACGCCGCGAGGAGGAACATCGACATAACGGTCATCCTCGTGAACAACTTCATCTACGGAATGACCGGTGGTCAGGTCGCACCGACGACTCCCTTCGGGGCGAAGACCACGACCAGCCCATACAGGAACATAGAGCACCCGCTCCAGATTTCGGAGACCGTTGCCGCCGCCGGGGCGAGCTACGTTGCCAGGTGGACAACGGCGCACGTCTACCAGCTCATAGAGAGCATAAAGAAAGCCCTCCAGGTCAGGGGCTTCTCCCTCGTCGAGGTTATCTCGCAGTGTCCCGTCCAGTACGGAAGGAGGAACAGGATGAAGGAACCGGCCGAGATGCTCCGCTGGTTCTTGAAGAACTCGATACCCGTCAGCAAGGCGAAGAACATGAGCCCGGAGGAACTGGAAGGAAAGTTCGTCATAGGGGAGATAGCAAACAGAACCAGACCGGAGTTCACCACGGAGCTTAACAAGCTCATTGATGAAGTCCAGGAGCACTTCGGCCTTAAGGGGGAGTGAGAGCCATGCAGATTAGGTTCGCCGGCATAGGCGGTCAGGGGGTTGTGCTCGCAGGTGTCATACTCGGCGAGGCTGCCGCCATAGAGGG
This window harbors:
- a CDS encoding 2-oxoacid:ferredoxin oxidoreductase subunit beta; its protein translation is MAKKIYSTYPMVKYLRKEALPTALCPGCGGGTVLNAFANAVDQLRIDPKDLVVVSGIGCSAWIASPYFLADTLHTTHGRAIAFATGVKVGLPDKKVVVISGDGDLASIGGNHLLHAARRNIDITVILVNNFIYGMTGGQVAPTTPFGAKTTTSPYRNIEHPLQISETVAAAGASYVARWTTAHVYQLIESIKKALQVRGFSLVEVISQCPVQYGRRNRMKEPAEMLRWFLKNSIPVSKAKNMSPEELEGKFVIGEIANRTRPEFTTELNKLIDEVQEHFGLKGE